From one Rhodamnia argentea isolate NSW1041297 chromosome 1, ASM2092103v1, whole genome shotgun sequence genomic stretch:
- the LOC115753306 gene encoding SKI/DACH domain-containing protein 1-like isoform X1, with translation MATTETSSRMTSSSPSRVHHHHHHHLLLCPRHHHLYHHHNLHRHHGNSCDFRCHWHPASFISPPPLPNVATRNDAEAAPCVASPAELNPLEADSSHQMLEQQDYQQQEEVFEDDEEEEPVFVLTDEWREFFARSEAKRKLGSLRRKLRSEWDFCLHIHLSGSPRSCRNLYQ, from the exons ATGGCCACCACGGAGACCTCATCGAGGATGACCAGCTCCTCCCCGTCACGCgttcaccatcaccaccaccaccacctgtTGCTGTGTCCTCGCCACCACCATCTCTACCATCACCACAACCTCCACCGCCATCACGGCAACAGCTGTGACTTTCGCTGCCATTGGCACCCTGCTTCTTtcatttctcctcctcctcttcccaaCGTCGCTACTCGAAACGACGCAGAAGCTGCGCCTTGCGTTGCATCGCCGGCAGAGCTGAATCCCCTAGAGGCCGACTCTTCCCATCA GATGTTAGAGCAGCAGGACTATCAGCAGCAAGAGGAGGTCTTTGAGGACGACGAGGAGGAAGAGCCTGTATTTGTTTTGACTGATGAATGGAGGGAGTTCTTCGCGAGGTCCGAAGCAAAGAGGAAGTTAGGTAGT CTAAGAAGAAAGCTAAGAAGTGAATGGGACTTCTGTCTTCACATCCACCTCTCTGGATCTCCACGTTCCTGTCGGAACTTGTATCAGTGA
- the LOC115753306 gene encoding SKI/DACH domain-containing protein 1-like isoform X2 translates to MATTETSSRMTSSSPSRVHHHHHHHLLLCPRHHHLYHHHNLHRHHGNSCDFRCHWHPASFISPPPLPNVATRNDAEAAPCVASPAELNPLEADSSHQMLEQQDYQQQEEVFEDDEEEEPVFVLTDEWREFFARSEAKRKLGSVAKKKAKK, encoded by the exons ATGGCCACCACGGAGACCTCATCGAGGATGACCAGCTCCTCCCCGTCACGCgttcaccatcaccaccaccaccacctgtTGCTGTGTCCTCGCCACCACCATCTCTACCATCACCACAACCTCCACCGCCATCACGGCAACAGCTGTGACTTTCGCTGCCATTGGCACCCTGCTTCTTtcatttctcctcctcctcttcccaaCGTCGCTACTCGAAACGACGCAGAAGCTGCGCCTTGCGTTGCATCGCCGGCAGAGCTGAATCCCCTAGAGGCCGACTCTTCCCATCA GATGTTAGAGCAGCAGGACTATCAGCAGCAAGAGGAGGTCTTTGAGGACGACGAGGAGGAAGAGCCTGTATTTGTTTTGACTGATGAATGGAGGGAGTTCTTCGCGAGGTCCGAAGCAAAGAGGAAGTTAGGTAGTGTTG CTAAGAAGAAAGCTAAGAAGTGA
- the LOC115753303 gene encoding GTP cyclohydrolase 1, with protein sequence MGALDEGHFDAELENGVRLGCLELGDEEGPDTLAIEDAVKVLLQGLGEDVNREGLKKTPLRVAKAFLEGTRGYRQYVKDIVQGALFPEAGLDKEIGHAGGAGGLVIVRDLNLFSYCESCLLPFQVKCHVGYVPSGQRVVGLSKLSRVSDVYAKRLQDPQRLADEIASALQNGIKPAGVAVVLQCLHIQYPASLASNHEDWVKIQVTSGSGAFKDEKAGIWGDFLSLLKSRGININKSCTRDSTGKSWCPSRSPSISPTCSSFGSMNPKMVTAVTSIIQLLGEDPSRKELVGTPSRFVKWLMNFQNTNLPMKLTGCTIHNVDSLSNGEVNGEMEQICSELNLPFCSQCEHHLLPFHGSVHIGYFCREGFSPSVKSLLQSIVHFYGSKLQVQERLTRQIAETVSSLLGGDVMVVVEAYHTCMISRGIEKFGSNTATIAVLGRFSTDSVARSKFLDSISEANGW encoded by the exons ATGGGAGCTTTGGATGAGGGGCATTTCGATGCGGAGCTGGAAAATGGAGTCAGGCTGGGTTGTCTTGAGCTAGGTGATGAGGAAGGGCCTGATACTTTGGCTATTGAGGATGCTGTTAAAGTTCTGTTGCAGGGTTTGGGTGAAGATGTGAACAGAGAAGGTCTCAAGAAGACCCCGCTTCGCGTTGCCAAAGCCTTTCTTGAAGGAACTAGAG GTTATCGACAATACGTAAAGGACATTGTTCAAGGTGCCTTGTTCCCTGAAGCTGGTCTTGACAAGGAAATTGGTCATGCGGGAGGAGCTGGTGGGCTTGTGATAGTTCGAGATCTGAACCTTTTCTCATATTGCGAATCCTGTCTTCTTCCGTTCCAGGTCAAGTGTCACGTGGGTTACGTCCCTTCTGGACAGCGGGTTGTGGGATTAAGTAAGCTCTCGAGAGTATCTGATGTATATGCTAAAAGACTTCAAGACCCACAACGACTGGCCGATGAAATAGCCTCAGCCTTGCAGAATGGTATCAAGCCTGCAGGTGTTGCTGTTGTACTCCAATGCTTACACATCCAATATCCAGCATCTCTCGCCTCTAATCACGAAGATTGGGTGAAGATTCAGGTTACTTCAGGTTCAGGTGCTTTCAAAGATGAAAAGGCCGGAATTTGGGGTGATTTCTTGAGTCTTCTAAAATCCAGGGGCATTAATATCAACAAAAGCTGCACAAGGGACTCGACTGGAAAATCTTGGTGCCCCTCTCGATCTCCCTCGATCTCTCCAACATGCTCCAGCTTTGGATCGATGAATCCCAAAATGGTAACTGCGGTAACTTCAATTATTCAGTTGTTAGGTGAAGACCCATCAAGGAAAGAGCTTGTTGGAACCCCCAGTCGCTTCGTAAAATGGCTCATGAACTTCCAGAATACCAATCTACCAATGAAACTTACCGGCTGCACCATTCATAACGTAGACTCATTATCCAATGGGGAAGTTAATGGTGAGATGGAGCAGATTTGTTCGGAGCTGAACTTGCCATTCTGTTCTCAGTGCGAGCATCATTTGCTTCCCTTTCACGGCAGTGTGCATATAGGATATTTCTGTAGAGAAGGATTTAGCCCATCGGTGAAATCTCTATTGCAGTCAATAGTACACTTCTACGGCTCAAAGCTCCAGGTACAGGAAAGACTCACCAGGCAGATCGCTGAGACGGTTTCTTCGCTGCTGGGAGGAGATGTGATGGTAGTTGTGGAGGCTTACCACACCTGTATGATATCTAGAGGGATTGAGAAGTTTGGAAGTAATACAGCTACAATTGCCGTGCTAGGCCGATTCTCAACTGACTCAGTTGCAAGATCTAAATTTTTGGACAGCATTTCAGAGGCAAATGGATGGTGA